Genomic segment of Nostoc commune NIES-4072:
ATTGGGATAATCACTGGCACTTCCATTGATGGGTAAATATAATTTTTGAACATTAATGCGTTTAATACGTGGCATCAGTTGAAAACCTAACAAATGGCAGAAAGCAAAAGCTACCTCACTTTGTCCATGACTATCCACAAAATTCTTCTCAACCTTCATCTGGGTACAATGGCGTAGTAAACCTTCAATCATGGCTGCCACTTCACTACTTGAACAGGTTTTTAACTGCGAGTAGATGCAGACAGAATTTTTTTCAACGTGCCAGTAAATCATCACACCGCGACCACCATAACGAATGTGCCATTCAGTCATCAGATTCTGATCCCAAGCACCAAATTTTTTGGAATCAGAAGCACAAGAAGATGTACCTTCTCCCCAAATATGCTTCAATCTGGCTTGAAAAATAGCATTTGCAACATTGGTAATAGCGTTGCGTAATTGTTGTTTTTGGATATAACAACGTTTGACGTGTAATAATTCCTGATAATTATTGCCCCCTATATCATCACTTAAACGCTTCAGTCCTGTATTTGTCCCCAAACCATATAAGCATAGTAACAAACGCTTTTGTAATAGTTCAGATTCTAAAACTTCTCTAGTTAAGACTGATTGAAAATGTCCAGTAAAATTGACACGTAAATCTGTTTCTTTCAGGATATCCAAGAGACTAGTCCTCGCCCATCGGCGATTAATTTCAGTCTTTAAGCGCCCTAAATTTATTGGCTCACTTTGAGGCGGTATAGGTGATAAAGAAATCTGAGATTTGACTTGATTTTTAATTAAGACATACTTATTTTTAGATAATCCTGATTCTAATTGCATCAGCGCTGACTGCATTTGCATCTGTAAATCAGTAATGAATTCTTCAACATCAGATGGTTGTTGTAGAGCTTGAAAATATGCGGCTCGTTGGGCTTCAAAGTCTGTTGGTAAATCTGATTCTGGGTTGCGGTAACGATAGGCTCCAACTACCCAAATTTCTTTACATCTGAGTTTGTCTCTTAATGCTTGAAGCACACTTAGTTCATAATTGATGCGATTTACCTTGAGATCACCATCACTACTTTTTTCCAAGATTAATTCTTGCCAGCCACTACGCAGCACTCCCTCAATAGGAATATCTTCTGTTATATCATAGTATCGCTGACTACTGTGAGCATATTTTTTGAGTAATAGGAGTGCTTGAATTACTGGACGATGAACATCATTATTTGAGCGAAATTCAAGCTGCTCTAAAATTAATGGTAAAATTCTTCGGTAATGTCTTCCATAAGAAGAGCGCATGACAGTATAAACTCGTTCGCGGTAAACATTACCTGTTGATTTGTATTCTTTAACTAAATTTTTGAGAGTTGTTTCACCAACAATCGGGAAAATAACTTCTCTAATAACTCCATCAGGCTGTTGCAAAGAAGCCTCTGCCATTTGAAATAGTAAATTAGTCTTACCATTGACTTTTTTAAAATCTTGCAGCAATTCTTGGTCTACACGTTTTTCGGCTTTAGCTCCTATACGATGTACAATTTGAATAATTAACTCTACTAAGTTATCTATTATTTCTTGGCTTCTTACAAGGGCGAAAATAGCAACTAATGTATACCGAATTGGTTCTGGATGACGGCGTAAGTCTTTCGGATATTCAACAACTACACGTTGTTTATATTTTTGTAAAATTTTTGTTGGTATGGTAGTAAATAAATCAGGAGGTAAATCTAATTGACGCAAAATTGATAATTTTTCAATTGATTTTTGAAAACTTTCTACACCAATCCTTCCGGGGTCTAATTTTAATTCATTCCAGATCGATAACTGTGAGGAATCAACATCTAACTGAGTTACTTCTTCATCAGATTGATTTTCAAGGGGATGAGGTTTGAATAAATTATCTATCTGTTCTTTAGTTCGGCTAGATAACTGTGCAACAGTTTTTTGAAAAAAGTTCTCCTCAAAACTATGAAGAGCAGAGCGAGTAATACGTTCTAAGCGATTGAGCGTTGGCGGCTCAATTTTTAATTCTCGTAAACGATCAAAAGCTGCACTTTTAAGTTGTTCAAATTTTAATTCATAAATCAACGCTTGTTCTGTTAACCAATTAACTAATTCTTCAGCATCATTGATAGTAGCTTCTCGAAATCCAAAAAGTTCTCTAATTTTCTTGCGGTAATATTTTACTGACCGTCCTTGCCAATTACAGTCTTGGTAAACACTAGGAGTAATACTGAGTTGTTGTGTTACGTAGTTAACAACTACAGCCGGAATTTCATGGTCTGATTCGGGAAATTTTGCTTCCATCTGGAAAAACTTGAGCAATAAAGCAAAAATCAAACGATTTTGAGGATTTTTGTGCGCTAATAGCTCTAATTCCTTTGGTAACAGCGTCCAGTACTCTAGTAGTTCTTCTGGTTGCCAGTTTCGTTTCATCATCCCTCACTTTCTTAGTACAGAGTAGATACTCTACTCTGTACTGCAACAATTAACTCTAGTCAATATATGTATTGGTAAATTTATTACTCAGAAATATTCCTTAACTTTTATATACTTTTATATACTTTTTTTAAATTCTCTAAAGCAGACTTTGCTACTATTTCTGCTCTCGCACTAGTTACTTTTTGGTAGCGGAGAGTTGTTTGAATGTTTTCATGTCCCATCAGCGCCCGTAATTCTTCAATTCCCATCAATCCCACCCGCTCAGTGGCAAAGGTATGGCGGAGATCATGCAGCCTAATCCCTTTTAATTTCTGGCTTTGGTCAATTATTTCTCGCCAGTCTGCCGTTACTGCCTCATAACTTACTGGTGTTACAACTTTAGTCGTTGGATGTTGAGCGGTGAATAATGCTGTTGAACCTGGATGACGATAATATTTTATATAGTTTTTTAAAGCAATTTCTGCATCTTCACTATAAAAGCACCAGCGTTTTTTGTTGCCTTTACCCACTACCTGAAATTTACGTTGTTCCTGAAAAATTTGTGCCAGTTCCAGTCCAAGTAATTCTCCAATTCTAGCTCCACTTCGATGCAGCAAGCGGACTATCGTCTCAAGTCTAGCATTAGATTTTTTTAACAAATCATACAAAATATCTAATTCTTGAGACGTGAGGTAGCGTATTATCTCGTCTGTATTGTGTTCTCCCCGTTCTCGATTTGGTTTCCTCAGACTCAGACGGCTAACTGGGTTTGATTGAATGTAGC
This window contains:
- a CDS encoding Tn3 family transposase → MKRNWQPEELLEYWTLLPKELELLAHKNPQNRLIFALLLKFFQMEAKFPESDHEIPAVVVNYVTQQLSITPSVYQDCNWQGRSVKYYRKKIRELFGFREATINDAEELVNWLTEQALIYELKFEQLKSAAFDRLRELKIEPPTLNRLERITRSALHSFEENFFQKTVAQLSSRTKEQIDNLFKPHPLENQSDEEVTQLDVDSSQLSIWNELKLDPGRIGVESFQKSIEKLSILRQLDLPPDLFTTIPTKILQKYKQRVVVEYPKDLRRHPEPIRYTLVAIFALVRSQEIIDNLVELIIQIVHRIGAKAEKRVDQELLQDFKKVNGKTNLLFQMAEASLQQPDGVIREVIFPIVGETTLKNLVKEYKSTGNVYRERVYTVMRSSYGRHYRRILPLILEQLEFRSNNDVHRPVIQALLLLKKYAHSSQRYYDITEDIPIEGVLRSGWQELILEKSSDGDLKVNRINYELSVLQALRDKLRCKEIWVVGAYRYRNPESDLPTDFEAQRAAYFQALQQPSDVEEFITDLQMQMQSALMQLESGLSKNKYVLIKNQVKSQISLSPIPPQSEPINLGRLKTEINRRWARTSLLDILKETDLRVNFTGHFQSVLTREVLESELLQKRLLLCLYGLGTNTGLKRLSDDIGGNNYQELLHVKRCYIQKQQLRNAITNVANAIFQARLKHIWGEGTSSCASDSKKFGAWDQNLMTEWHIRYGGRGVMIYWHVEKNSVCIYSQLKTCSSSEVAAMIEGLLRHCTQMKVEKNFVDSHGQSEVAFAFCHLLGFQLMPRIKRINVQKLYLPINGSASDYPNLQPVLTRTINWDLIRQQYDQMIKYATALRLGMAETDAILKRFTRGNLLHPTYQALCELGKAVKTIFLCQYLHSVELRREINEGLNVVENWNSANSFIFYGKGGEVATNRLEDQELAILSLHLLQISLVYINTLMIQQVLSQPEWMKLMTKLDLRALSPLIWLHINPYGTFKLDMNERLPIETAA
- a CDS encoding tyrosine-type recombinase/integrase; the protein is MTTTLAQVATAFLSRQGLAASTLKSYELTLLSLLKEHGSLPIELVDRQLLKDYLARLDELKYTTHNRHQAIISALLNFAVESGYIQSNPVSRLSLRKPNRERGEHNTDEIIRYLTSQELDILYDLLKKSNARLETIVRLLHRSGARIGELLGLELAQIFQEQRKFQVVGKGNKKRWCFYSEDAEIALKNYIKYYRHPGSTALFTAQHPTTKVVTPVSYEAVTADWREIIDQSQKLKGIRLHDLRHTFATERVGLMGIEELRALMGHENIQTTLRYQKVTSARAEIVAKSALENLKKVYKSI